The DNA sequence AGTTGGGGGAGTGAATATGAAACTGCTTGTGAGGGTTATTTTTTATGTGGCGGGCCTGGTCATTCTGACATTGGGCATCTGCATTGCGATCCTATCTAATCTCGGGGCGGGCCCCTGGGATGCGCTGAATGCAGGCCTTGCCAGGACAGCCGGGCTCACGATCGGGAGCTGGGTCATCATTATCGGCATCATCCTGATGATGGTCAATGCCTGGCTTTTAAAAGCCAAGCCGGATTATCTGGCGCTATTGACCGTATGCCTGATCGGCTTTATGGTCGACTTTTGGATATTGCGGGTCTTTTCCGGTGTGTACATACTGACTATCTATTTTCAAATCGCCGCGCTGATCATGGGCCTGGCACTCATCGGATTGGGTGCAGCTCTTTACCTGCAGGCAGAGTTTCCCCTCAATCCGATCGACCATTTTATGATGGCCATCAAAGAGCGGTTCGGGGTGAGTCTGATGATGGCGAAAACGATCGGGGAAGCTGGAGCGCTGCTTTTGGCCATCGTTTTCCACGGGCCAGTAGGCGCAGGTACCATCGTTATCGCAGTCCTGATCGGGCCGTTCATCCAATTATTCTTTCCTTACTGCCAGCAGCTGCTAAAAAGATTTTCCGGCACTTAGGATAAATCAGGGGAACTCCGAAAAAACTAAGAGCAGATACAAGGATTTGAAAGGAGTTCCACATCATGAGAAAGTATGTATCTGTTCTAATTATAACTCTTCTTGCCATGCTTTCTTTTTTGCCCGATGCCGGAGCAGAGAAAAAGCAGGACAAGACCGAGCAAAAGCAGCAGCTGAGCATTCCAATTCCCAGTTCAGTCCTG is a window from the Bacillus infantis NRRL B-14911 genome containing:
- a CDS encoding YczE/YyaS/YitT family protein, with amino-acid sequence MKLLVRVIFYVAGLVILTLGICIAILSNLGAGPWDALNAGLARTAGLTIGSWVIIIGIILMMVNAWLLKAKPDYLALLTVCLIGFMVDFWILRVFSGVYILTIYFQIAALIMGLALIGLGAALYLQAEFPLNPIDHFMMAIKERFGVSLMMAKTIGEAGALLLAIVFHGPVGAGTIVIAVLIGPFIQLFFPYCQQLLKRFSGT